Within Pseudomonas cichorii, the genomic segment GAAGTCGTGGATGACCTGAGGGTCGGAAAGGTCTTTGCGTTGCGCGGTGGTGGACATCACCAGATGGTTGCTGACCAGCCAGGCGATCAGGCGTGTGTCCCATGCTGGCAGATGGTGGCGTATGCCGAAGGCCTCGGCATCCACGGCACCCAGTTCGGAGTGGTCGCCGCCGCGTCCCTTGCCGATGTCGTGATACAGACCGGCCAGATAGGCGAGCTCCGGCTTGGGCAGGCGCGCCATGAGCTTGCTGGCCAGAGGGAATTTCTCGGCCACATCGGCGTATTGCAGCCTGCGCATGTGCTTGATCAGGTTCAGCGTGTGCGCATCCACCGTATAGATGTGGAACAGGTCATGCTGCATCTGGCCCACGATATGGCCGAATTCGGGCAGGTACAGGCCCAGGATTCCATAGCGGTTCATCCGGCGCAGGTTGCGGTGGATGCCTTGCTCGCACTTGAATAGCTCGATGAACAGGCTGGTATTGCGGATATCGTTGCGGAAATCGTCGTTGATCAGGTGCCGGTGTTCGCGCAGCAGGCGAATCGTGTCGGCTCGCACGCCCTTGATCTCCGGGCGTTGAGCCATCAGCACGAAGATTTCGATCATGGCGAACGGCGTGCGCTTGAAGACGTTCGGCTTCGTGGCTTCGATATAACCGTCATGCAACTGGAAGCGTGAATTGATCGGCTGCGTGCTGCTGCCGTCATCCTCCACCAGAATGACTTCTTCAAAGTGCTGGATGATCAGGTCGCTCAGTTCGGCGATGCTCATGACCACGCGGTAGTACTTCTGCATGAAGCGTTCGATGGCCAGCTTCGCATCGCTGTCCTGATAACCCAGCAGGCCAGCGATGCTGCTCTGGTAATCGAACAGCAGCCGGTCTTCGGATCGCCCGGCCAGCATGTGCAGGGCGTAGCGCACTTTCCAGAGGAACTCCTGGGAAGAGGCGAGCAGGTTGTTCTCGCTTTCCAGCAGGAAACCTTCACCCGCCAGTGCGTGCAGGTTCAGGGTGCCGTATTGGCGCCGGGCGACCCAGAGGATGGTCTGGATGTCCCGCAGGCCACCGGGGGAACCTTTGACGTTGGGCTCCAGGTTGTATTCGGTGTCGTTGTATTTGTGGTGCCGTTTCTTCTGTTCGGCGCGTTTGGCCAGGAAGAAGTCCTTGCTCGGCCACATATGCTGCGTGCTGGTGACTTCCAGCATCCGCTGGCGCAGGTGCTCGGGGCCAGCGATGGTGCGGCTTTCCATCAGATTGGTGATGACGGTCAGGTCCGCCATGCCTTCCTGGGCGCACTCATCCACAGAACGCACGCTTTGCCCGACTTCAAGGCCAATATCCCACAGCAGGGTCAGGAAGCGCTCGATGGAGTCGCGAAAGACTTCGTGATCGGCGCTGTCCAGCAGGATCAGCAGGTCGATATCCGAATAAGGGTGCAGTTCGCCACGACCGTAGCCGCCGACCGCCAGCAGGGCGATGTCGGCGTCTTCGCTCCAGTCGAACTGATCCCAGGCCTGTTGCAGGATGTTATCCACGAACCAGGCCCGATCCTCGATCAGGCGGCGAATATTCCGGCCTTCACGAAAGCGCTCGTCGAGCACGTCACGCGCTTTGCGGATGGCTTTCTTGAAAGCGGCGATGGGGCTTGCCTTCAAGGCCAGTTCGGCCTGGAACTGGCCGCGGTCGAACAAATCGGGATCCACCTGCGGCATGGAGCGGCTTTCCTTTATATCTATATCTGGCTGTGCGGGCTGGGTGTCGGGCGAACAGGTCGTGTCAGGCTGATGTCCGCGCGATGGTGTCGTCGCTGCGCAGGGTGAAAATCTCATAGCCGTCAGCGGTCACCAGAATCGTGTGCTCCCATTGTGCCGAGAGTTTGCGATCCTTGGTGATAGCGGTCCAGCCGTCGCCGAGAATCTTGGTGTCGGCGCGACCCTGGTTGATCATCGGCTCGATGGTGAAGGTCATGCCTTCAAGCAGCTCGATGCCGGTGCCAGCCTCGCCATAATGCAGTACCTGCGGTTCTTCGTGAAAGACCTTGCCGATGCCGTGGCCGCAGAATTCACGAACGACGGAGAAGCCGTTCTTTTCGGCGTGCTTCTGGATCACCGAACCGATATCCCCCAGGCGCGTGCCCGGACGGACGATCTCGATGGCCTTGTACAGGCATTCCTGAGTGATCTTCGACAGGCGCTCGGCCCACTCAGGCACCTTGCCTACGTGAAACATCTTGCTGGTGTCACCGTGATAACCGTCCTTGATGACGGTGATGTCGATATTCAGGGTGTCGCCATTCTTGAGCTGCTTCTCGCCGGGAATGCCATGGCAGACCACATGGTTGATCGAGGTGCAGATCGACTTGGGGAAGCCTTTGTAGTTGAGCGGCGCCGGAATCGCCTGTTGTTCGTTGACGATGTAGTCGTGGCAGATGCGGTCGAGTTCTTCGGTGGTGACACCGGGCTTGACGTGGGGGGTGATCATTTCCAGTACTTCGGCGGCCAGACGACCGGCGATGCGCATCTTTTCGATGTCTTCTGGAGTCTTGAGGGTCACGGTCATTCGAATTTCTCTCTGCGTGGTTGCACGCGGTCAATGCGAAAAGTGACGATTCTATCAGACCCGGGCTCATGACTAGCGCTTCCTTCTATAAAGGAAACACAGGGGAATCTGTCTGTTTTCAAAAGGATGGAGAAACAAGCGTGTGATTCGGGTTTCGCTGGCTTTCCTTTTGTGATATAAAATGCGCCGCTTTCCAAGGTCCGTCCTGGAAGCTTAAACCCACACACGTGTCGACACGATGACCTGGGTGCCTTTGGCGGCTCGCCACTGGTTGGTCATTGGGATACGTGGAGGCCTAACCCGACTTATCAAGGAACTATCATGTCCCAAGTCAATATGCGCGATATGCTGAAGGCTGGTGTGCACTTCGGTCACCAAACCCGTTACTGGAATCCGAAAATGGGTAAGTACATTTTCGGCGCGCGTAACAAGATTCACATCATCAACCTTGAAAAAAGCCTGCCAATGTTCAACGAAGCTCTGACTTTCGTTGAGCGCCTGGCTCAGGGCAAAAACAAGATTCTGTTCGTCGGCACCAAGCGTTCCGCTGGCAAGATCGTTGCTGAAGAAGCAGCACGTTGCGGTTCGCCGTACGTCGATCACCGCTGGTTGGGCGGCATGCTGACCAACTTCAAGACCATCCGTCAGTCGATCAAACGTCTGCGCGAGCTGGAAGTACAGGCTGAAGACGGTACTTTCGCCAAGCTGACCAAGAAAGAAGCCCTGATGCGCACCCGTGATCTGGAAAAACTGGATCGCAGCTTGGGTGGTATCAAGGACATGGGCGGTCTGCCTGATGCACTGTTCGTTATCGACGTTGATCACGAGCGCATTGCTATCACCGAAGCCAACAAACTGGGCATCCCGGTTATCGGCGTAGTCGATACCAACAGCAGCCCGGAAGGCGTTGACTACATCATCCCAGGCAACGATGACGCAATCCGCGCTATCCAGCTGTACATGGGTTCGATGGCTGACGCTGTTATCCGTGGTCGCAACAATGTCGCTGGCGGCACCGACGTATACGTCGAAGAAGCTCCAGCTGCAGCAGCTGTAGAAGGCTGAGTAACAAACGCTTAGCGTTTACTCAGTACGCGAAAAGGGGGCTTGGCCCCCTTTTTGCCCCCTCGAAAATGATTTGTTGGCGTGACCGTGGGCTGCTTGTCATGTGTTGCTGTCACCCTGATTTTTCAAGAATTTGAACGCCCGTTTACCCGGGTGGAATGGTTGAAAACCTATCCAAGAGGATTTTGAAATGGCAGAGATTACTGCAGCGTTGGTCAAAGAACTGCGCGAGCGTACCGGCGAAGGCATGATGGATTGCAAAAAGGCCTTGACCAAGGCTGGCGGCGACATCGAAAAAGCCATCGACGACATGCGTGCTTCCGGCGCCATCAAGGCTGCCAAGAAAGCAGGCAACGTTGCTGCTGAAGGCGCTATCGGCGTTAAAGTCGGTGCAGACGGCAAAGCTGCTGTCATCATCGAAGTCAACTCCCAGACCGACTTCCTGGCTCTGCAGGACGACTTCAAGAACTTCGTGAACAGCAGCATCGAAAAAGCTTTCGCTGACAAGCTGACTGACGCAGCTCCGCTGATCGAAGCTCAGGAAGCCGAGCGTACCGCCCTGGTTGCCAAGGTTGGCGAAAACGTCAACATCCGTCGCCTGGCTCGCATCGAAGGTGACGTGGTCAATGCTTACCTGCACGGCAACAAGATCGGTGTAGTCGTGGCTCTGAAAGGCGGTGACGCCGAGCTGGCCAAAGACATCGCCATGCACGCTGCTGCAAGCAACCCTGAGTTCCTGCTGCC encodes:
- the map gene encoding type I methionyl aminopeptidase translates to MTVTLKTPEDIEKMRIAGRLAAEVLEMITPHVKPGVTTEELDRICHDYIVNEQQAIPAPLNYKGFPKSICTSINHVVCHGIPGEKQLKNGDTLNIDITVIKDGYHGDTSKMFHVGKVPEWAERLSKITQECLYKAIEIVRPGTRLGDIGSVIQKHAEKNGFSVVREFCGHGIGKVFHEEPQVLHYGEAGTGIELLEGMTFTIEPMINQGRADTKILGDGWTAITKDRKLSAQWEHTILVTADGYEIFTLRSDDTIARTSA
- the rpsB gene encoding 30S ribosomal protein S2, which codes for MSQVNMRDMLKAGVHFGHQTRYWNPKMGKYIFGARNKIHIINLEKSLPMFNEALTFVERLAQGKNKILFVGTKRSAGKIVAEEAARCGSPYVDHRWLGGMLTNFKTIRQSIKRLRELEVQAEDGTFAKLTKKEALMRTRDLEKLDRSLGGIKDMGGLPDALFVIDVDHERIAITEANKLGIPVIGVVDTNSSPEGVDYIIPGNDDAIRAIQLYMGSMADAVIRGRNNVAGGTDVYVEEAPAAAAVEG
- a CDS encoding [protein-PII] uridylyltransferase, translating into MPQVDPDLFDRGQFQAELALKASPIAAFKKAIRKARDVLDERFREGRNIRRLIEDRAWFVDNILQQAWDQFDWSEDADIALLAVGGYGRGELHPYSDIDLLILLDSADHEVFRDSIERFLTLLWDIGLEVGQSVRSVDECAQEGMADLTVITNLMESRTIAGPEHLRQRMLEVTSTQHMWPSKDFFLAKRAEQKKRHHKYNDTEYNLEPNVKGSPGGLRDIQTILWVARRQYGTLNLHALAGEGFLLESENNLLASSQEFLWKVRYALHMLAGRSEDRLLFDYQSSIAGLLGYQDSDAKLAIERFMQKYYRVVMSIAELSDLIIQHFEEVILVEDDGSSTQPINSRFQLHDGYIEATKPNVFKRTPFAMIEIFVLMAQRPEIKGVRADTIRLLREHRHLINDDFRNDIRNTSLFIELFKCEQGIHRNLRRMNRYGILGLYLPEFGHIVGQMQHDLFHIYTVDAHTLNLIKHMRRLQYADVAEKFPLASKLMARLPKPELAYLAGLYHDIGKGRGGDHSELGAVDAEAFGIRHHLPAWDTRLIAWLVSNHLVMSTTAQRKDLSDPQVIHDFAQFVGDEVHLDYLYVLTVADINATNPTLWNSWRASLLRQLYTETKRALRRGLENPVDREEQIRRTQIAALDILVRNGIDPDDVEQLWSALGDDYFLRHTAGDVAWHSDAILQQPADGGPLVLIKETTQREFEGGTQIFIYAPDQHDFFAVTVAAMDQLNLNIHDARIITSSSQFTLDTYIVLDNDGGSIGDNPERTRQIRDGLTEALRTPDNYPTIIKRRVPRQLKHFAFAPQVTIHNDAQRPVTVLELLAPDRPGLLARIGKIFLEFDLSLQNAKIATLGERVEDVFFITDANNQPLSDPQLCSRLQEAIAKQLSVNSEPDSSLRISI
- the tsf gene encoding translation elongation factor Ts, which produces MAEITAALVKELRERTGEGMMDCKKALTKAGGDIEKAIDDMRASGAIKAAKKAGNVAAEGAIGVKVGADGKAAVIIEVNSQTDFLALQDDFKNFVNSSIEKAFADKLTDAAPLIEAQEAERTALVAKVGENVNIRRLARIEGDVVNAYLHGNKIGVVVALKGGDAELAKDIAMHAAASNPEFLLPSEVSAEAIEREKGVFLQLNEDKIKGKPAEIVEKMVSGRITKFLAEASLVEQAFVKNPEITVGALAKKAGAEIVSFTYFKVGEGIEKPVDNFAEEVAAQVAASQK